The following is a genomic window from Rhodospirillaceae bacterium.
ATTGGTTTCCGCCAGTTTGGCGGTCGAGCAGGTGAAGCGACTTGTCGCTGGGGGTGTCTCGGCGTTTCACTTCTATACCCTTAACCGCGCGGATCTGAGCTATGCCATTTGCCATGTGCTCGGCATTCGGCCTCAGGAGCCGTCAAAGGAACCGTCGTCAGCGGCCTAGACTAAGGAGGCGTCAAGCACGTGAGTGGATACGGCAAAGTGAAGGGGAAAGTGCTCGCCGTTGTCCGTCACGACAATCTCATTCTCGCCGTGCTGGCGCTTGTGGTCGGCGTTGCGGTTGGTTGGGCTGTTTCTGGCTTTAGAACGGCGATCTCGCTTATTCAAACCCTGTTTTATGGCGATGGCGGTCAGAACCTCGCCACCATTGCGGATGGTCTTCCGGCCTGGCAAATCATCGCGGCGCCCTGCATCGGCGGTCTTCTGGTCGGTTTGTTTTATCGTTTTGTGATGCCGGGTGGGGCTCCGCAAGCGGTTGCTCAGGTGATCGAAGCCAGCGCTTTGAAGTCTGGCCGACTGCCGTTGTGGCCAGGGTTTGCGGCGACCATCGGCAGTGCGGCGTCTCTCGGCGTGGGCGCATCGGCAGGTCGTGAAGGTCCCGCCGTGTTGTTGGGGGCGACGCTCAGTTCCTGGCTCGGTCAGCGCCTGAACCTGGGCCGGCCCGTGGTGCGGACCCTGCTCGGCTGCGGCGGCGCAGCCGCCGTGGCGGCGTCTTTTAACGCTCCCATCGCCGGGGCCTTGTTCGCCCATGAAGTGATTGTCGGGCATTACGCTTTGAATGCGTTTACGCCGGTGGTGTTGTCGAGCATCGCAGCAACCATGGTGTCGCGCGCGATTTATGGCGACTATCCTGCCTTCATCATTCCCGCCTTTGACGTCATTGAATGGATCGAATTCCCAGCTTTTGCACTAACCGGCGTGGCGTGCGGTTTAGCGGCTGTGATCCTGATGCGCGGGATTGCCGTCCTCAAAAAAAGCGGGGACTCCTTATCGATCCCATGTTGGATCCGTCCCGCCTTGGCCGGGCTTGCCATTGGCCTCATAGCCCTGCAACTGCCGGATATTCTAGGCGTTGGCTACGAACAAACCGACCGCGCTCTGAGAAATATGTATCCACTGACCACGGTCTTGATGTTGATTGCCGCCAAGCTGGTCGCCACCACTTTATGTTTAGGTTGGGGCTTTGGCGGTGGTATCTTCAGCCCATCTTTGGCGTTGGGGGCCCTGGTCGGTGTCGCCGTCGGAACAGCGGCCACTCTGGTCGGCCAGGAGCTGTCGTCCGGGCCGGCGGCCTATGCCCTGGTGGGTATGGGCTCCTTGGCCGCCGCTGTGCTCGGCGCGCCGATCTCTACAACACTCATTATTTTTGAAATGACAGGGGATTACACGCTCACCATTGCGGTCATGGTCGGCGTGGTGATTTCCACCTTGGTCAGTTCACAGTTGTACGGTCACAAATCGTTTTTCCTCGGGCAATTGTCGCAGGCGGGCATTCACCTGGGGGGCGGGCAGGATGTCAGTGGCCTTAAGGGCACTTCGGCCGCTGATTTTCTGGCCCCTAAGGTGGCGACCTGCATCCCGGAAACGCCAATCGCCGAGGTGCAGACCATGTTGCACGCGCGCAACATCGGTGAAGTCTACGTGGTTGACGACTCTGACCAGTTTTTGGGCGTCGTCGCAGGGTCCGATGTTGCAGAAATACGCGGCGAGGCCGCAGATAAACCCGTCAAGCCCTTGGTTCACAGCGCAGCCTCCCTGGTGACCTCCACCGACACGGTTGAGAATGCTGTACAGGCATTGTTGGCTGCTGGCATGAACCGCTTACCCATGGTCCGCAGCCTTGAAGACCGCACATTGATCGGAACTGTGGAAGCAAGAGCCCTGCTCAGGGCCGTAAATCTGACCCTTTTGGATGCCGACGCGGAAGCGCGTGGCAAGCCGCCTCGGCGATAACAGGCGCGCATTTCCGCCAATCACCAACACGACCAAACTTCGGGCTTTTATCCCGGGTGAGACTGCGTAGGATGCGGTCATGACACACTCCTCTTCACACTCATCTTCAAATTCGTCTTCTCCAACTCCATCGGATCCCTTCGCGCTGGACGATTCACCGCCGCCGGCTTCTTCGGAACCGTCCTCTTCAGAAGCTCCTGTCGCACAAGATCCACCTTGGCTGTCAGGGCTTAATCCAGAACAACGCCAGGCGGTCGAAACCACCGATGGTCCGGTTCTGGTCCTCTCCGGGGCGGGCACAGGCAAGACCCGCGTGCTGATCACCCGCTTGGCCTACATTCTGGGCAAGCGTCTGGCTCAGCCCTGGCAAATTCTGGCGGTGACCTTCACCAACCGTGCCGCCAAAGAAATGCGCGAGCGGGTTGGCGGCTTGGTCGGGCCGATGGCGGAGTCTCTGTGGCTTGGCACCTTTCACGCGCTTGGGGTTCGTATTCTGCGTAAGCATGGCGAGCTTATCGGTCTGAAGTCCAATTTCACGATTTTGGATTCCGACGATCAAGTGCGCCTCTTAAAGCAGGTGATGGAGGCTGAAGGCGTCGATCACAAAAAATGGCCAGCTGCTGCGGTGCTGGGCGTGATTCAGCGCTGGAAAGACAAAGGGCTCACCGCTGACAAAGTCACCTCGTCCATGGCCGGTGATTTGGCCGCGGGCCGCGCGGTTGACCTCTACAAGGCTTATCAAGCCAGACTGATTACGCTCAATGCCGCTGACTTTGGCGATCTTCTGCTGCACTGTCTGACCTTGTTTCAAGATCATCCGGACGTCCTCAGCGAATATCAAAATAAGTTCCGCTATATTTTGGTCGACGAGTATCAAGACACCAACGTTGCGCAGTATCTCTGGCTGCGCTTGATGTCTCAGAAGCATCGCAACCTGTGTTGTGTCGGCGATGATGACCAGTCCATTTACTCCTGGCGCGGTGCAGAAGTGGGCAACATCCTGAAGTTCGAAAAAGACTTTAAAGATGCCAAGGTGGTGCGCCTTGAGCGCAACTATCGGTCTACGCCAACCATCCTGGCGGCGGCCTCTGCGCTGATTGATCACAACGAAGACCGCTTGGGCAAAACGCTACGTTCGGCAGAAGAATTGAAAGCAGATGTGGGGGCGGTCGTCACCGTTAAGGGCGTTTGGGACGGCCCCGAAGAGGCCCGCTGGGTGGTCGATGAAATCGAAGCACTGCACAGCAAAGGCGATAGCCTGTCGTCTATGGCGATCTTGGTGCGTGCGGGTTTTCAAATGCTGGAATTTGAAGAACGCTTCATCACCACGGGCGTGTCGTATCGTGTGGTTGGTGGTCCGCGCTTTTACGAGCGCATGGAAATCCGGGACGCCATTGCCTACCTCCGCTGCATCACCACGCCCACAGACGACCTTGCGTTTGAGCGCATCGTCAATAAACCAAAGCGCGGCATCGGCGAAACCACAGTGCAAAAAGTGCATGTCTATGCAAGGTCGGCTGGCATCAGTTTGATAGAAGCGGCCTTGCGCTTGTGTGAAACCGATGAGTTGCGGGCCCAGACGCGCGCGGCCTTGCGTACACTCGTCGAAGATATGTCCCGCTGGCGCTCGCTCAGGGAGGGATTGTCTCCGGCAGACCTGACAGCCCAGGTGTTGGATGAATCCGGTTACACCGAGATGTGGCAGCGGGATACCTCGCCGGAAGCCCCCGGACGTCTTGAAAACCTCAAGGAATTTGTCGGTGGTCTGGAAGAATGGGACACCATTGGGGCGTTCTTGGAACACGTCAGCTTGGTCATGGAAAATGATGCCAAGGCGGGCGAGGAAGCGGTCACGGTGATGACCCTGCATGCGGCCAAGGGTCTTGAATTCGACACCGTGTTTCTGCCCGGTTGGGAAGAAGAGATCTTCCCGCACCGGCGTGCGTTGGACGATGGCGGCGGGGCGGCGGTCGAGGAAGAGCGCCGCCTGGCCTATGTTGGTCTCACCCGCGCGCGCCAGAAGGTGAATATTTCCTATGCCGCCAATCGCCGCGTTTACAATCAATGGCAGGCCAGTCTGCCCTCGCGTTTCATTTCTGAACTGCCCGAGAAACACATCGAACATATTTCCGACAGCGGCCTGATGGGGTCATTTGGGGGCGGCGGTGACGGGTTTTCCGACGGCTGGGGCAGCACCTCCAGTTGGCAGACGCAAAAAGCACGTAAGTCGCAGATTATTGAGGGTGAAGGTTGGCAGGTGAAGGCCCGCGAATCCTCAGGCGGATATGCCATCGGCATGCGGGTGTTTCACCAAAAGTTTGGCTACGGCATCATTCAAGACATTGATGATACGCGCCTGGACATTGCGTTTGATAAGGCGGGGCAAAAGAAGGTCATCGACAGCTTTGTCGAACCGGCATAAGCGGCTTTGCAGAATCAATTAAAGTTAATGAGATAATCTCGGAAGAAGAAAACTCGGCGACGAAATCGCACTCTTGGGGGAAGAGTTTGGGGGAGGGGTCGCGTCTCCGTCGCCGAGAAACCGGTTAGCCTGAGGGGGAGTCAGTATTAACCGGGCATTTTTCCTATCGTCACCATATTGTGATGACTTACTATATTATTTACGCCGTCTTCGCACATTTGGATCAGTGCCGGACGCTGGGTTGGAACCGCGCGGGGTGTTTCCTCTTCCGCACTGGAGGAGAAGGCGCGGGGCCTTTGCAAATTCAATGGTTTAGTCATAAAGGCTTCGCCATATCTCTCTGATCCTTTGTCGCTTAACATGCTCATAGTATTTACGTTTGGTGTGTCAAATGGTTCCATTTTTTTTCAATACGAGGGCGTGTCAGTGCATAGCTGAGATGACCAGCGTGCATAGCGCCGGTGGCACAGGTGGCACAGGTGGTACGTGTGGCGCTGGTGGTGTTCGCTTGGTGATGAGTTGATGTGGGCGGTAAGGTTCCAAGTCTCCGCCCACGCTGTGGATGCGTTCGCCAAAGCGTTGGAGCCTGACGCACTTGCCCTTTCCAGTTTTGAACTGGTGGATGAGGACGGACGCCAGATTGATGATCTGTGGACAATTGATCTGATCTACGCGGAGGAACCAGCCCCTGCCGGGGTTTCTGCGCGCATCGCTCTTATTGCGGCCTCGGTTTCTATTGAGGCTCCGGAGATCACCATAGCCGCAATCCCCCAGACCGATTGGGTTGCTGAAACATTGTCGGCGTTTCCTCCCATTTCCATCGACCGGTTTTGGGTCCACGGCAGTCACGATATATCGACCACGCCATCGGGACGGTTACCCTTGTGTATCGACGCAGCGACGGCGTTCGGCACCGGCGAGCACGCCACCACGGCGGGCTGTTTGATGGCTTTGGCGGCTTTGGCGCGGCAGACACATTGGCGCAGCAAGCTGGCCGCATCTGGCGCGACCGGTGTTCTGGACATTGGCTGCGGTACGGGCATTCTGGCCCTCGGCGCGGCGCGGTTGTGGCCCGGTCATGTTTTAGGGTCCGACATAGATCCGGAAGCGGTGAGGTTTGCCACCCATACGGCGCGGCTGAATCATCTGCACACCCGTGTCCGATTTGTGGTTGCCGACGGCATCAACGCCAGATCCATCACAGCGTCCGCGCCCTATGCCATCATCACGGCAAATATTCTGGCCCGGCCATTGTGCCATCTCGCCAAGGGTATTCCGAAGCTGCTCAGCCCTGGCGGCGCGCTCATTTTGTCCGGCTTGTTGGTCACGCAGATTCCAATGGTGGCGAACGCCTACCGGGCACAGGGTCTGGTGATGTCGCAGCAGTTTAACATTGGCGCGTGGTCGACGCTGGTGCTGCGCTAGGGGCCTGCCTTGCCTGTGAGGCGGCCTGTGAGGTCACCTGCGAGTCCGTCTCTGCGTTCGGTTGCAAGTTCAGGCGCAGCCCCTTAGCTTCTCCTGACACTCACAGATCCAGGTTTTTCCTATGCACATGACTCCCGCCGAACGCCTGACGGCGCTTCGTACACAGCTCACAACCCAAGGCGTTGATGGCTTCATCGTCCCGCGCGGCGACGAGTTCCAGGGCGAGTTTGTTGCGCCCTACGCGGAACGTCTGGCCTGGCTGACAGATTTTACCGGCTCCGCCGGTCTTGCGATTATTCTGCCAGAGCAGGCCGCCTTGTTTATTGATGGCCGCTACACCCTTCAGGTGAAAGATCAGGCTGACGCCAGCTTGTATGCCTTCAAGCAAATCCCAGACCAGTCTTCGGTGAAGTGGCTGAAAGACGTGCTGCACGCAGGCCAACGCCTCGGCTTTGATCCGCATCTGCATACGCCCGAGCAGATTAAAAAATTCCGTGACGCCTGCACCAAAAACAAGGCCGAACTGGTGCCCTTGGCCGCGAATCCGATCGACGAAGTGTGGCAAGATCAACCCGTTCGGCCACAAGCCCCTGTGGCGGTGCATCCGCTCTCTCTGGCTGGCCAGCCACACACTGAGAAACGATCCACCCTTGGCAAAGGTCTTAAAGAAGACGGCTATGACGCCTATTTGGTGACTGCGCCCGACTCTCTGTGTTGGCTGCTCAATATCCGTGGTTCAGATGTCGAACATACGCCGTTGGTGTTGGCGACCGCTTTGGTGTTCGCCGATGGGCGGGCGTCTTTGTTTATCGATCCCGCCAAGATGTCTGACAAGGTTGTTACGCATCTGGGCGCAGACGTTTCAATCGAGCCGGCAGATGGATTGGGCGCAGCCGTGGACGGCTTGGGTGGATCTCTCTCCTCGGTGGCCGTCGACAAAGCAACGGTGTCGCAATGGGCTGTCGATCGTCTGGAAGCGGCAGGCTTGAAGGTTCATGTCATTGAAGACCCGTGTTCCCTGCCCAAGGCTTGCAAAAACGACACCGAGGTCAACGGCATCCGCGCGGCCCATGTGCGCGATGGCGCGGCCCTGACACAGTTTTTGGCGTGGCTTGATCAGGAAGCCCCGTCGGGCCACCTCACCGAGATGTCCGCCGCCGATCAACTGGAACAGGTTCGCCGCCGCGATGATATGTTACGCGGTCTCAGCTTCCCGACCATCTCTGGCGCGGGTGCTAACGGCGCTATTGTGCACTACCGTGCGACCGAGGCCACCGATGCGCCGATCAAAGGCGATATGTTGTTCCTGGTCGACAGCGGCGGACAGTATCTCGACGGCACGACAGACGTCACCCGGACGATTGCGATTGGCACACCGACGGCGGAACAAAAACGCCGGTTTACCCAGGTCCTGAAAGGCCACATTCGGCTCGCCATGGCGCGTTTTCC
Proteins encoded in this region:
- a CDS encoding 50S ribosomal protein L11 methyltransferase, translated to MWRWWCSLGDELMWAVRFQVSAHAVDAFAKALEPDALALSSFELVDEDGRQIDDLWTIDLIYAEEPAPAGVSARIALIAASVSIEAPEITIAAIPQTDWVAETLSAFPPISIDRFWVHGSHDISTTPSGRLPLCIDAATAFGTGEHATTAGCLMALAALARQTHWRSKLAASGATGVLDIGCGTGILALGAARLWPGHVLGSDIDPEAVRFATHTARLNHLHTRVRFVVADGINARSITASAPYAIITANILARPLCHLAKGIPKLLSPGGALILSGLLVTQIPMVANAYRAQGLVMSQQFNIGAWSTLVLR
- a CDS encoding chloride channel protein — protein: MSGYGKVKGKVLAVVRHDNLILAVLALVVGVAVGWAVSGFRTAISLIQTLFYGDGGQNLATIADGLPAWQIIAAPCIGGLLVGLFYRFVMPGGAPQAVAQVIEASALKSGRLPLWPGFAATIGSAASLGVGASAGREGPAVLLGATLSSWLGQRLNLGRPVVRTLLGCGGAAAVAASFNAPIAGALFAHEVIVGHYALNAFTPVVLSSIAATMVSRAIYGDYPAFIIPAFDVIEWIEFPAFALTGVACGLAAVILMRGIAVLKKSGDSLSIPCWIRPALAGLAIGLIALQLPDILGVGYEQTDRALRNMYPLTTVLMLIAAKLVATTLCLGWGFGGGIFSPSLALGALVGVAVGTAATLVGQELSSGPAAYALVGMGSLAAAVLGAPISTTLIIFEMTGDYTLTIAVMVGVVISTLVSSQLYGHKSFFLGQLSQAGIHLGGGQDVSGLKGTSAADFLAPKVATCIPETPIAEVQTMLHARNIGEVYVVDDSDQFLGVVAGSDVAEIRGEAADKPVKPLVHSAASLVTSTDTVENAVQALLAAGMNRLPMVRSLEDRTLIGTVEARALLRAVNLTLLDADAEARGKPPRR
- a CDS encoding UvrD-helicase domain-containing protein, with translation MTHSSSHSSSNSSSPTPSDPFALDDSPPPASSEPSSSEAPVAQDPPWLSGLNPEQRQAVETTDGPVLVLSGAGTGKTRVLITRLAYILGKRLAQPWQILAVTFTNRAAKEMRERVGGLVGPMAESLWLGTFHALGVRILRKHGELIGLKSNFTILDSDDQVRLLKQVMEAEGVDHKKWPAAAVLGVIQRWKDKGLTADKVTSSMAGDLAAGRAVDLYKAYQARLITLNAADFGDLLLHCLTLFQDHPDVLSEYQNKFRYILVDEYQDTNVAQYLWLRLMSQKHRNLCCVGDDDQSIYSWRGAEVGNILKFEKDFKDAKVVRLERNYRSTPTILAAASALIDHNEDRLGKTLRSAEELKADVGAVVTVKGVWDGPEEARWVVDEIEALHSKGDSLSSMAILVRAGFQMLEFEERFITTGVSYRVVGGPRFYERMEIRDAIAYLRCITTPTDDLAFERIVNKPKRGIGETTVQKVHVYARSAGISLIEAALRLCETDELRAQTRAALRTLVEDMSRWRSLREGLSPADLTAQVLDESGYTEMWQRDTSPEAPGRLENLKEFVGGLEEWDTIGAFLEHVSLVMENDAKAGEEAVTVMTLHAAKGLEFDTVFLPGWEEEIFPHRRALDDGGGAAVEEERRLAYVGLTRARQKVNISYAANRRVYNQWQASLPSRFISELPEKHIEHISDSGLMGSFGGGGDGFSDGWGSTSSWQTQKARKSQIIEGEGWQVKARESSGGYAIGMRVFHQKFGYGIIQDIDDTRLDIAFDKAGQKKVIDSFVEPA
- a CDS encoding aminopeptidase P family protein, which encodes MHMTPAERLTALRTQLTTQGVDGFIVPRGDEFQGEFVAPYAERLAWLTDFTGSAGLAIILPEQAALFIDGRYTLQVKDQADASLYAFKQIPDQSSVKWLKDVLHAGQRLGFDPHLHTPEQIKKFRDACTKNKAELVPLAANPIDEVWQDQPVRPQAPVAVHPLSLAGQPHTEKRSTLGKGLKEDGYDAYLVTAPDSLCWLLNIRGSDVEHTPLVLATALVFADGRASLFIDPAKMSDKVVTHLGADVSIEPADGLGAAVDGLGGSLSSVAVDKATVSQWAVDRLEAAGLKVHVIEDPCSLPKACKNDTEVNGIRAAHVRDGAALTQFLAWLDQEAPSGHLTEMSAADQLEQVRRRDDMLRGLSFPTISGAGANGAIVHYRATEATDAPIKGDMLFLVDSGGQYLDGTTDVTRTIAIGTPTAEQKRRFTQVLKGHIRLAMARFPEGTAGGQLDGFAREALWADGVDYDHGTGHGVGAYLGVHEGPQRISKASLGPPLKPGMVISNEPGYYKTGEFGIRIENLVVVHEGDKPAGAERALYEFETITLAPIDLRLVDPNLMTGDEIAWLNSYHARVRETLMPLLKDNGVGDEIGPWLTAATRTI